One region of Roseicitreum antarcticum genomic DNA includes:
- the gluQRS gene encoding tRNA glutamyl-Q(34) synthetase GluQRS — protein MPHEARITRFAPSPTGLLHLGHAFSALIAAGRGDTFLLRLEDIDTARCKPAFEGSIYDDLRWLGLTWPSPVWRQSDRLYHYTSALARLSAMGLTYPCRCSRADIRAALSAPQEGAPIGPDGPLYPGTCRNRTMADAQPTDAIRLDIARASALTGPVTFTDTGPGYSQRVHQMTPSDMAHSIGDIVLARRDIGTSYHIAVVVDDAAQGITEVTRGADLFAATFIHVLLQRLLALPTPAYHHHRLIRDDEGKRLAKRDAARAIRSYRDAGATPSDIRDLLNLPSAP, from the coding sequence ATGCCGCATGAAGCACGAATTACCCGGTTTGCCCCTTCGCCAACTGGGCTTTTGCATCTGGGTCATGCGTTTTCTGCCCTGATCGCTGCCGGGCGCGGCGATACCTTCTTGCTGCGGCTGGAAGACATCGACACCGCGCGCTGCAAGCCTGCGTTCGAGGGCTCGATTTATGATGATCTTCGCTGGCTGGGCCTGACATGGCCCAGCCCGGTCTGGCGACAATCCGACCGGCTGTATCATTACACATCGGCCTTGGCGCGGCTGTCGGCCATGGGCCTGACGTATCCTTGCCGCTGCTCGCGGGCCGACATCCGTGCCGCCCTGTCCGCCCCGCAAGAAGGCGCGCCGATTGGCCCCGATGGCCCGCTTTATCCCGGCACCTGCCGCAACCGGACGATGGCCGACGCGCAACCCACCGACGCGATCCGCCTCGACATCGCCCGTGCAAGCGCCCTGACCGGGCCGGTCACCTTCACCGATACCGGCCCCGGATACTCCCAGCGCGTGCACCAGATGACGCCCAGCGACATGGCGCACAGCATCGGCGATATCGTGCTGGCTCGGCGCGACATCGGCACCAGTTATCACATTGCAGTTGTGGTGGATGACGCGGCGCAGGGCATCACCGAAGTCACGCGCGGCGCGGACCTCTTTGCAGCGACATTCATCCATGTCTTGCTGCAACGATTGCTGGCCCTGCCCACGCCCGCTTATCACCACCATCGGCTGATCCGCGACGATGAAGGCAAGCGGCTGGCCAAACGCGATGCCGCCCGCGCGATCCGCAGCTACCGCGACGCCGGTGCCACGCCGAGCGACATTCGCGACCTGCTCAATCTGCCATCGGCGCCATGA
- a CDS encoding iron-sulfur cluster assembly scaffold protein, with product MSENAELIKLYSGRILALTADIPHLGRLDTPQFTARKRSPLCGSTVTVDMDVTDGRISRFGQEVRACALGQAAAAVLGAAVIGRTKPQIRAARDALHAMLKADAPPPDAPFDGFEVLLPAREYKNRHASILLALDATLEAFDQPA from the coding sequence ATGTCTGAAAATGCCGAGCTGATAAAACTGTATTCCGGCCGGATTCTGGCGTTGACCGCCGATATTCCACACTTGGGCCGACTGGACACGCCGCAATTCACCGCGCGCAAACGCTCGCCGCTGTGTGGGTCGACCGTGACGGTGGACATGGATGTGACCGACGGGCGCATCAGCCGTTTCGGACAGGAGGTGAGGGCCTGCGCGCTGGGTCAGGCTGCTGCCGCCGTGCTGGGCGCGGCTGTGATCGGACGCACCAAGCCTCAGATCCGGGCGGCCCGCGACGCGCTGCACGCGATGCTGAAGGCCGACGCCCCGCCCCCCGACGCACCTTTCGACGGGTTCGAGGTGCTGCTGCCCGCGCGGGAATACAAGAACCGCCATGCCTCGATCCTGCTAGCACTCGACGCGACGCTGGAGGCGTTCGACCAGCCCGCGTGA
- a CDS encoding cysteine synthase A has product MVIRANLVEAIGNTPLIRLNAASDATGCEILGKAEFLNPGQSVKDRAALYIIRDAVASGQLKPGGTIVEGTAGNTGIGLALVGSSLGYKTVIVIPETQSQEKKDMLRLAGAQLVEVPAAPYKNPNNYVRYSGRLAQALAATEPNGAIWANQFDNTANRQAHIETTGPEIWDQTDGRVNGFICAVGSGGTLAGVAAALQPRGVKIGLADPDGAALYSYYTEGVLASSGNSISEGIGQGRITANLEGLTPDFCARIPDAEALPIVFDLLANEGLCLGGSSGINVAGAIRMARDMGPGHTIVTILCDYGTRYQSKLFNPEFLRSQSLPVPDWMTGSPRALPDVMA; this is encoded by the coding sequence ATGGTCATACGCGCGAATCTGGTCGAGGCGATCGGCAACACCCCGTTGATCCGGCTGAACGCCGCATCTGACGCCACGGGCTGCGAGATTTTGGGCAAGGCCGAGTTTCTGAATCCTGGCCAATCGGTAAAGGACCGCGCCGCGCTTTACATCATCCGCGACGCTGTTGCCTCGGGGCAGCTTAAACCCGGCGGCACGATTGTCGAAGGTACGGCGGGCAATACCGGCATCGGGCTGGCGCTGGTGGGGTCGTCGCTGGGCTATAAGACAGTGATCGTTATCCCCGAGACCCAGAGTCAGGAAAAGAAGGACATGCTGCGGCTTGCGGGTGCGCAACTGGTCGAAGTGCCGGCAGCCCCCTACAAGAACCCCAACAATTATGTGCGCTATTCTGGCCGTCTGGCCCAAGCGCTGGCCGCGACCGAACCCAATGGCGCGATCTGGGCCAACCAGTTCGACAACACGGCGAACCGGCAGGCGCACATCGAAACCACCGGCCCCGAGATCTGGGACCAGACGGACGGCCGGGTGAACGGTTTCATCTGCGCTGTAGGTTCGGGCGGGACGCTGGCGGGGGTGGCCGCTGCGCTGCAACCGCGCGGCGTCAAGATCGGGCTGGCCGACCCGGACGGCGCGGCGCTTTACAGTTACTATACCGAAGGGGTGCTGGCCTCATCGGGCAACAGCATCTCCGAAGGCATCGGCCAAGGGCGCATCACCGCGAATCTGGAAGGCCTCACCCCCGATTTCTGCGCGCGAATCCCCGATGCCGAGGCGCTGCCGATCGTCTTTGATCTGCTGGCCAATGAAGGGCTGTGCCTGGGGGGGTCCTCTGGCATCAACGTGGCGGGGGCAATCCGCATGGCGCGTGACATGGGGCCGGGCCATACGATCGTGACGATCCTGTGCGATTACGGCACCCGCTACCAGTCCAAGCTGTTCAACCCGGAATTCCTGCGCAGCCAGTCGCTGCCGGTGCCAGATTGGATGACGGGCAGCCCACGCGCCTTGCCCGATGTGATGGCCTGA
- the gyrA gene encoding DNA gyrase subunit A, which yields MSDTPETPENTEEKRTPIGSTISIEQEMRTSYLDYAMSVIVSRAIPDLRDGLKPVHRRILFSMHMNGFYNDKPYRKSARVVGDVIGKYHPHGDSAVYDALVRMAQPFSMSLKLLDGQGNFGSMDGDNPAAMRYTEVRMDKPAAALLADINKDTVDFQDNYDGQDREPSVLPARFPNMLVNGAGGIAVGMATNIPPHNLGEVIDATLALIESPDLSSEDLMQYIPAPDFPTGGLILGRSGARKAYMEGRGSVIIRSKTHIEELRKDRYAIIIDEIPYQVNKSTMVERIAEAVRDKRIEGISHVQDESDRIGVRVVVELKRDATPDVVLNQLFRFTPMQVSFGCNMLALNGGRPEQLRLRDFLHYFIGFREEVVARRTAFELRKARERSHVLCGLAVAVSNVDEVVTTIRASADPAEAREKLMTRRWPAHDIAAYIRLIDDPSHTMNDDGTYNLSEIQARAILELRLQRLTAMGVKEVTDELEDLAAKIMDYLDILRSRTRIMEIISDELREVRENFAVPRRTEIVDWAGDMDDEDLIEREDMVVTITSAGYIKRTPLAEFRAQRRGGKGLAGMTTKEDDLVTQLFVANTHTQLLFFTTDGMAYKLKTWRLPLAGRNARGKAIVNILPITPGVSIAAIMPVERPEDEWENLQITFATSAGDVRRNALSDFTNVMRNGKIAMKLPEGVKLVNARICDEMDDVMLVTALGRAIRFPTTDVRVFKGRDSTGVRGIRLANGDRVVSMAVIRHFDATAEERTAYLKMRRAMLGAAEEEVDEDEDAVEGGQLSPERYAEMSAYEDLLLTITSRGTGKLSSSHGYPVRGRGGMGVGASDKAMRGGPLVACFPVDMSDQIMLATSTGQSIRCPVDGISFRSRAAGGVKVFNTAAGEIVVSVARIVDTEDDTATETE from the coding sequence GTGAGCGATACGCCCGAAACCCCTGAAAACACAGAAGAAAAGCGGACGCCGATAGGATCGACGATCTCCATCGAACAGGAGATGCGCACGTCTTATCTTGATTACGCCATGAGCGTTATCGTCAGCCGCGCCATTCCGGACCTGCGCGACGGGTTGAAACCCGTACACCGGCGCATCCTGTTTTCCATGCACATGAACGGGTTTTACAACGATAAACCGTACCGCAAATCGGCCCGGGTGGTCGGCGACGTGATCGGTAAATATCACCCCCATGGTGATTCCGCCGTTTATGACGCGCTGGTGCGGATGGCGCAGCCGTTCTCGATGTCGCTCAAACTGCTGGACGGTCAGGGCAACTTCGGCTCCATGGACGGTGATAACCCCGCCGCCATGCGGTACACCGAGGTCCGGATGGACAAGCCCGCCGCCGCGCTGCTGGCCGATATCAACAAGGACACGGTTGATTTTCAGGACAACTACGACGGTCAGGACCGCGAGCCCAGCGTCCTGCCTGCGCGCTTCCCCAACATGCTGGTCAATGGCGCGGGCGGTATTGCCGTCGGCATGGCGACCAACATCCCGCCGCATAACCTGGGCGAAGTCATCGACGCCACGCTGGCACTGATCGAGTCGCCTGATCTGTCTTCCGAAGACCTGATGCAATACATCCCAGCCCCCGACTTCCCCACCGGCGGGTTGATCCTGGGCCGCTCCGGCGCGCGCAAGGCCTACATGGAAGGCCGCGGTTCGGTCATCATCCGCTCGAAAACCCATATCGAGGAACTCCGCAAGGACCGCTACGCCATCATCATCGACGAGATCCCCTACCAGGTGAACAAATCCACCATGGTGGAACGCATCGCCGAGGCGGTGCGCGACAAGCGGATCGAAGGCATCTCGCATGTGCAAGACGAATCCGACCGCATCGGCGTGCGCGTGGTTGTGGAACTGAAACGTGACGCGACGCCCGATGTCGTGCTGAACCAATTGTTCCGCTTCACGCCGATGCAGGTCAGCTTTGGCTGCAACATGCTGGCTCTGAACGGGGGGCGGCCCGAACAGCTGCGCCTGCGCGATTTTCTGCATTACTTCATCGGCTTCCGCGAAGAAGTCGTCGCGCGCCGCACTGCATTTGAGTTGCGCAAGGCGCGTGAACGCAGCCATGTGCTGTGCGGTCTTGCGGTGGCGGTGTCGAACGTCGACGAAGTCGTGACCACCATTCGTGCCAGCGCCGACCCGGCCGAAGCGCGCGAAAAACTGATGACCCGCCGCTGGCCCGCCCATGACATCGCCGCATACATCCGGCTGATCGACGACCCCAGCCATACGATGAACGACGACGGCACCTATAACCTGTCGGAAATTCAGGCCCGTGCCATTCTGGAACTGCGCCTGCAACGCCTGACCGCGATGGGCGTCAAGGAGGTCACGGATGAGCTGGAAGACCTCGCCGCCAAGATCATGGATTACCTCGACATCCTGCGGTCGCGCACCCGGATCATGGAGATCATCAGCGACGAGCTGCGCGAAGTGCGCGAGAATTTCGCCGTCCCGCGCCGTACAGAAATCGTCGACTGGGCCGGCGATATGGATGACGAAGACCTGATAGAGCGCGAGGATATGGTCGTTACCATAACCTCGGCCGGCTATATCAAACGCACACCCTTGGCCGAATTCCGCGCGCAGCGTCGCGGCGGCAAGGGTCTGGCCGGGATGACCACGAAGGAAGATGACCTGGTCACACAACTTTTCGTGGCCAACACCCATACCCAGCTTTTGTTCTTCACCACCGACGGCATGGCCTACAAGCTGAAGACATGGCGCCTGCCGCTGGCGGGCCGCAACGCGCGCGGCAAGGCCATCGTCAACATTTTGCCGATCACCCCCGGTGTCTCCATCGCGGCGATCATGCCAGTGGAACGCCCTGAGGATGAGTGGGAGAACCTGCAAATCACTTTCGCCACCAGCGCGGGCGATGTGCGCCGCAACGCCCTCTCAGACTTTACCAACGTCATGCGCAACGGCAAGATCGCGATGAAGCTGCCCGAAGGCGTGAAACTGGTGAATGCCCGGATCTGCGATGAGATGGATGATGTGATGCTGGTCACCGCGCTTGGCCGGGCCATCCGCTTCCCCACGACCGATGTGCGCGTCTTCAAGGGCCGCGACAGCACCGGGGTGCGCGGCATTCGGCTGGCGAACGGCGACCGCGTTGTCTCCATGGCAGTGATCCGGCATTTCGACGCCACCGCCGAAGAACGCACCGCCTATCTGAAAATGCGCCGCGCCATGCTGGGTGCGGCCGAGGAAGAGGTGGATGAAGATGAAGACGCGGTCGAGGGCGGGCAACTGTCCCCCGAACGCTACGCAGAAATGTCCGCCTATGAAGATCTGCTGCTGACCATTACGTCGCGCGGCACCGGCAAGCTGTCATCCAGCCACGGCTACCCGGTTCGCGGGCGCGGTGGTATGGGCGTCGGCGCGTCGGACAAGGCGATGCGCGGCGGGCCGCTGGTTGCCTGTTTCCCGGTGGATATGTCCGACCAGATCATGCTGGCGACCTCGACCGGCCAGTCGATCCGTTGCCCGGTCGATGGCATCTCGTTCCGCTCGCGCGCGGCGGGCGGGGTCAAGGTGTTCAACACTGCTGCAGGCGAAATCGTGGTTTCCGTCGCCCGGATCGTGGATACCGAGGATGACACCGCCACCGAAACGGAATGA
- the trmFO gene encoding methylenetetrahydrofolate--tRNA-(uracil(54)-C(5))-methyltransferase (FADH(2)-oxidizing) TrmFO: MTNQLNIAPLNIVGGGMAGAEAAWQAANAGVPVIIHEMRPSVGTFAHQTGDLAEMVCSNSFRSDDDEQNAVGLLHWEMRQAGGLIMAMADAHALPAGGALAVDREAFARAVTAKLRAHPNVTVQPGEITALPDSGHWIIATGPLTSDALGAAIRAETGAEALAFFDAIAPIIYFDSIDLSKAWFQSRYDKGETEAEQKAYLNCPMDRAQYDAFIDALLEAEKTEFHAGETANYFDGCLPIEVMAERGRETLRHGPMKPVGLTNPHAPDVKPWAVVQLRRDNALGTLYNIVGFQTKMKYGAQVSVLKTIPGLEGAQFARLGGIHRNTFLNSPTLLDDHLRLKSRPHIRFAGQITGVEGYVESAAMGLLAGRLAVGDILGQPVGAPPRETAMGALVHHITGGAEAKTFQPMNVNFGLFPPIDAKGGRRGRMTRYKGYTDRAKAAYLQWLDAQTSDAA, encoded by the coding sequence ATGACAAATCAACTGAACATCGCCCCCCTGAACATTGTAGGCGGCGGCATGGCCGGCGCCGAGGCCGCGTGGCAGGCCGCCAACGCAGGCGTGCCCGTCATCATCCATGAGATGCGGCCCTCGGTCGGCACTTTCGCCCATCAGACCGGGGATCTGGCGGAAATGGTGTGTTCCAACTCGTTCCGCTCGGATGATGACGAACAGAACGCCGTAGGCCTCTTGCATTGGGAAATGCGACAGGCGGGCGGCCTCATCATGGCCATGGCCGATGCCCATGCCCTGCCCGCCGGCGGCGCATTGGCCGTGGACCGAGAGGCCTTTGCCCGCGCCGTCACCGCAAAGCTGCGCGCGCATCCCAATGTCACCGTGCAACCCGGCGAAATCACCGCGCTGCCCGACAGCGGCCATTGGATCATTGCCACCGGCCCCCTGACCTCGGACGCCCTTGGCGCGGCGATCCGGGCTGAGACCGGGGCCGAGGCGCTGGCCTTTTTCGACGCCATCGCGCCGATCATCTATTTCGACAGCATTGATCTGTCGAAGGCATGGTTCCAATCGCGCTATGACAAGGGCGAGACCGAGGCCGAACAAAAAGCCTACCTCAATTGCCCGATGGACCGCGCGCAATATGACGCGTTCATCGACGCCCTGCTAGAAGCCGAAAAGACCGAATTCCACGCCGGTGAAACCGCCAATTACTTTGACGGCTGCCTGCCGATCGAAGTGATGGCCGAACGCGGGCGCGAGACCCTGCGCCATGGCCCGATGAAACCCGTAGGCCTGACCAACCCGCATGCCCCTGATGTGAAGCCCTGGGCCGTGGTGCAGCTGCGCCGCGACAATGCGCTGGGGACGCTCTACAACATCGTAGGGTTCCAGACAAAGATGAAGTACGGCGCGCAAGTATCTGTTCTTAAAACAATTCCAGGACTCGAAGGCGCGCAGTTTGCCCGGCTGGGTGGCATCCACCGCAACACTTTCCTCAATTCGCCTACGCTGCTCGATGATCACCTGCGCCTGAAATCCCGGCCCCATATTCGCTTTGCCGGACAGATCACGGGGGTGGAAGGGTATGTGGAATCCGCCGCCATGGGCCTTCTGGCCGGGCGACTGGCGGTGGGCGACATTCTGGGCCAGCCCGTGGGTGCCCCCCCGCGCGAAACCGCCATGGGCGCACTGGTGCATCACATCACCGGCGGGGCCGAGGCGAAGACCTTTCAGCCGATGAACGTAAATTTCGGCCTTTTCCCGCCCATCGACGCCAAGGGCGGGCGCCGGGGGCGCATGACACGCTACAAGGGCTATACCGACCGGGCCAAAGCCGCCTATCTTCAATGGCTTGACGCGCAAACTTCAGATGCCGCATGA
- the hisI gene encoding phosphoribosyl-AMP cyclohydrolase: MNFDPQSLRYDSNGLIPVIAQDHLSQEVLMMAWMNAESVAQTLATGKVTYWSRSRQAFWVKGETSGHVQRMVELRVDCDRDCLLALVDQVGPACHTNRRSCFYTAVRDGEEVEIMAPMAD, encoded by the coding sequence ATGAACTTCGATCCGCAATCCCTGCGCTACGATTCCAATGGCCTGATCCCGGTGATCGCGCAGGACCATCTGTCGCAAGAGGTGCTGATGATGGCCTGGATGAACGCGGAATCGGTGGCGCAGACCCTGGCCACGGGGAAAGTGACCTATTGGTCACGTTCGCGTCAGGCCTTCTGGGTGAAGGGCGAAACCTCGGGGCATGTGCAGCGGATGGTAGAGCTGCGGGTGGATTGCGACCGCGATTGCCTGCTGGCGCTGGTAGATCAGGTGGGGCCCGCCTGCCACACCAATCGCCGGTCGTGTTTCTACACTGCCGTGCGCGACGGGGAAGAGGTTGAGATCATGGCGCCGATGGCAGATTGA
- a CDS encoding 3-hydroxybutyrate dehydrogenase, with amino-acid sequence MTLAGKRAIVTGSTSGIGLGIARSLAEAGAEVILNSFSDSTEDHALATDLATEFGVTVRYIQADMSKGDAARALVEKAGGCDILVNNAGIQHVARIEEFPTEKWDAIIAINLSSAFHTTAAALPGMVKKGWGRVINISSAHGLTASPYKSAYIAAKHGVIGLTKTTALEMAGKGVTANAICPGYVLTPIVEKQIPDQMKTHDMDRETVIKEVMLSRQPSGEFATVEQMGGTAVFLASDAAAQITGTTISVDGGWTAM; translated from the coding sequence ATGACCTTGGCAGGAAAACGCGCAATCGTGACCGGTTCGACTTCGGGCATCGGGCTGGGCATCGCCCGGTCGTTGGCCGAAGCGGGTGCAGAGGTGATTCTGAACTCATTCAGCGATTCGACCGAAGACCATGCGCTGGCCACCGATCTGGCGACGGAATTCGGCGTGACCGTGCGCTACATTCAGGCGGATATGTCCAAGGGAGATGCCGCGCGCGCGCTTGTTGAAAAGGCGGGCGGCTGCGACATTCTGGTGAACAACGCAGGCATCCAGCACGTCGCGCGGATCGAGGAATTTCCGACCGAGAAATGGGATGCGATTATCGCGATCAACCTGAGCTCTGCCTTCCACACCACCGCCGCAGCGCTGCCCGGCATGGTAAAGAAGGGCTGGGGCCGGGTCATCAACATCTCGTCCGCGCATGGGCTGACGGCCTCACCTTACAAATCTGCCTATATCGCGGCTAAACACGGGGTCATCGGCCTGACGAAGACCACCGCGCTGGAAATGGCGGGCAAGGGCGTGACGGCCAATGCGATCTGCCCGGGCTATGTGCTGACCCCGATTGTCGAAAAACAGATCCCCGACCAGATGAAGACGCATGATATGGACCGCGAGACGGTCATCAAGGAGGTCATGCTGTCGCGCCAACCCTCGGGCGAATTCGCGACTGTTGAACAGATGGGCGGCACGGCGGTGTTCCTGGCTTCTGACGCGGCAGCCCAGATAACCGGCACCACGATCAGCGTGGATGGCGGCTGGACGGCAATGTAG
- a CDS encoding disulfide bond formation protein B, translated as MTRQIRIALALAGSAGLLLAALAFQHIGGMAPCQLCIWQRWPHVVAFLGAMGLILPGPVWPLIGAAGTATSGGIGIYHTGVERGWWPGPTSCSGGGDMSALTPEQLLDRVLAAPVVRCDEVPWELLGLSMASWNALLSLVLAALWLSALRRP; from the coding sequence ATGACCAGGCAAATACGCATCGCGCTGGCGCTGGCAGGGTCGGCGGGGCTGTTGCTTGCCGCGCTGGCGTTTCAGCATATCGGCGGCATGGCGCCCTGCCAGCTGTGCATCTGGCAACGCTGGCCGCATGTTGTAGCATTTCTCGGGGCGATGGGGCTGATACTGCCGGGGCCCGTTTGGCCACTGATCGGCGCTGCGGGCACCGCGACATCGGGCGGCATCGGCATCTACCACACAGGCGTCGAACGCGGCTGGTGGCCCGGCCCCACCAGTTGCTCCGGCGGTGGCGACATGTCCGCCCTGACGCCTGAACAATTGCTGGACCGCGTGCTGGCCGCCCCCGTTGTGCGTTGCGATGAGGTGCCGTGGGAATTGCTCGGCTTGTCGATGGCCAGTTGGAACGCGCTGCTGTCCCTGGTGCTGGCCGCCCTGTGGCTTTCGGCGCTGCGGCGGCCCTAG
- a CDS encoding Hint domain-containing protein, producing the protein MTTLNDLIFLTDDAPPITTGSQGVVYDLDQMDRVVDGVEVTLPDDRPGAIGVGDLATIDGVEYRISEMFDYWATVTVQDPVTGDISTVTGQFFTINFINDAGDVINTLAPGDSLTDPATGWTGAPIVSVEVFTPPTVTEFTEVDPATDVSKVGRDDETPLSCFTVGTMIDVLGGRKAVEDLRPGDMVLTRDNGYLPLAWTGSRVLDAAEIAETPDYAPVRIAVGALGDNLPERPMLVSPQHRMLVTNSRAELMFGEREVLVPAVHMVGLPGISRVEGQGVTYVHIMFDQHEILRADGAWSESYQPGVRSVAGLNDAQRRELFALFPELADAEGLQNYVAARMTLRHHEARALLVA; encoded by the coding sequence ATGACAACGCTTAACGATCTGATTTTTCTGACCGACGATGCCCCGCCGATCACCACCGGCAGCCAGGGCGTTGTGTACGATCTCGATCAGATGGATCGCGTGGTTGATGGGGTCGAAGTGACGCTGCCGGATGACCGGCCCGGCGCGATCGGTGTTGGCGACCTTGCGACTATAGACGGCGTTGAATATCGCATTTCAGAGATGTTCGATTACTGGGCGACGGTGACGGTGCAGGACCCCGTGACCGGGGACATCAGCACAGTGACCGGGCAGTTCTTTACCATCAATTTCATCAATGATGCGGGCGATGTCATCAACACTTTGGCGCCCGGCGACAGCTTGACCGACCCGGCCACCGGCTGGACCGGTGCGCCGATTGTCTCGGTTGAGGTTTTCACCCCGCCGACTGTCACCGAATTCACCGAAGTCGACCCTGCCACCGACGTGTCGAAAGTCGGGCGCGATGATGAGACGCCGCTGTCGTGTTTCACTGTCGGGACAATGATCGACGTGCTGGGCGGTCGCAAGGCGGTCGAGGACCTGCGTCCGGGAGACATGGTGCTGACGCGCGACAATGGCTACCTGCCGCTGGCCTGGACCGGGTCGCGCGTGCTGGACGCCGCCGAGATTGCAGAGACGCCGGATTATGCGCCGGTGCGTATCGCCGTCGGCGCCCTTGGCGACAATCTGCCCGAACGTCCGATGCTGGTGTCGCCGCAGCACCGGATGCTGGTCACCAATTCACGCGCCGAGCTGATGTTTGGTGAGCGTGAGGTGCTGGTACCTGCCGTGCATATGGTCGGCCTGCCGGGTATTTCCCGGGTCGAAGGGCAGGGCGTCACGTATGTTCACATCATGTTCGACCAGCATGAGATCCTGCGCGCCGATGGCGCATGGTCCGAAAGCTATCAGCCAGGCGTGCGATCTGTCGCTGGGTTGAACGATGCGCAGCGGCGTGAGCTGTTTGCGCTGTTTCCCGAATTGGCCGATGCGGAGGGGCTGCAAAACTACGTCGCCGCGCGCATGACCCTGCGCCATCATGAGGCGCGCGCCTTGCTGGTCGCCTGA
- a CDS encoding usg protein encodes MQASETELMLKGYGLTTAELFYRMPDYRNVLNIFVWQEYDLAPDYPRLFGFIDFWKGQIEGPLHSVRFTYRKLLSPGKWRNVVGELVLH; translated from the coding sequence ATGCAGGCTTCTGAAACCGAATTGATGCTGAAGGGCTACGGGCTGACCACAGCCGAACTGTTCTACCGGATGCCGGATTACCGCAATGTCCTCAATATCTTCGTCTGGCAGGAATATGACCTTGCCCCGGATTATCCGCGACTGTTCGGGTTCATCGACTTCTGGAAGGGCCAGATCGAAGGGCCGCTGCACTCGGTCCGCTTCACGTATCGCAAGCTGCTCTCGCCGGGCAAATGGCGCAATGTGGTGGGTGAGCTGGTATTGCACTGA
- a CDS encoding YqaA family protein: protein MLRALYTRTLSLAQSKHALWALALVAFIESSVFPIPPDVLMIPMIIAAPRRAFLIAAVATVSSVLGGLLGYYIGYGMFESIGRPVLEFYGKDAYFDDFRARYNEYGAWAVLIAGVTPFPYKVITILSGATNLSLPVFMLASVVARGLRFFIVAALLWKFGAPIRDFIERRLGLMFTVFCVLLIGGFIVVRFL from the coding sequence ATGCTCAGAGCACTCTACACACGCACCCTGTCACTGGCGCAATCGAAGCATGCGCTCTGGGCGCTCGCATTGGTCGCGTTCATCGAAAGCTCGGTCTTCCCGATCCCTCCCGATGTCCTGATGATTCCCATGATCATCGCCGCGCCGCGCCGCGCCTTCCTGATCGCCGCCGTCGCCACGGTCAGTTCGGTGCTGGGCGGGCTGCTGGGCTATTACATTGGGTATGGCATGTTTGAGAGTATCGGCCGACCTGTGCTGGAATTCTACGGCAAAGACGCCTATTTCGACGATTTCCGCGCGCGCTATAACGAATACGGTGCCTGGGCCGTGCTGATCGCGGGGGTCACGCCATTTCCCTACAAGGTCATTACCATCCTGTCAGGGGCCACGAACCTGTCGTTGCCGGTCTTCATGCTGGCCAGCGTCGTGGCACGGGGGCTACGCTTCTTTATCGTGGCAGCGCTTTTGTGGAAATTCGGCGCGCCGATCCGCGATTTCATCGAACGCCGTCTGGGGCTGATGTTTACCGTGTTCTGCGTGCTGCTGATCGGCGGCTTCATCGTGGTCCGGTTCCTGTGA